From a single Brassica oleracea var. oleracea cultivar TO1000 chromosome C5, BOL, whole genome shotgun sequence genomic region:
- the LOC106294059 gene encoding 50S ribosomal protein HLL, mitochondrial isoform X2, with protein MSSSTGMATALVSRLTKGRSLLGGLTNAFSGLMSSSTGMMSGSTLSQQQRTFIQMGTRLKVVDNSGAKEVVCIQSLRGKKGARLGDIIICSVKQGLPEKKRGKFDAVPIGKKFNWKDHIDSGKVRKGNVVYGVVVRAKMQKGRVDGSQVCFDDNAIVILGIKEPTKEYSGGFYQPIGTRVFGPVPHELRLRKQLKILALAQDLV; from the exons ATGAGTTCCTCCACTGGAATGGCGACAGCTTTAGTTTCCAGACTCACCAAAG GACGTTCATTGCTTGGAGGTCTTACCAATGCTTTCTCTGGTTTGATGAGTTCCTCCACTGGAATGATGAGTGGAAGCACCCTGTCTCAG CAACAAAGGACGTTCATTCAAATGGGAACGAGACTCAAAGTGGTGGATAACTCGGGTGCAAAGGAGGTGGTGTGCATTCAATCTCTAAGGGGAAAGAAAGGAGCAAGACTTGGCGATATCATCATTTGTTCAGTGAAACAGGGATTACCAGAAAAAAAGAGAGGGAAATTTGATGCCGTACCGATAGGTAAAAAGTTCAACTGGAAAGATCACATAGATTCAGGTAAAGTGCGCAAAGGGAATGTCGTCTACGGTGTGGTTGTTCGTGCTAAGATGCAGAAAGGTCGTGTTGATGGAAGCCAAGTGTGTTTTGATGACAACGCCATCGTTATTTTGGGAATTAAGGAACCCACGAAAGAGTATTCGGGTGGTTTCTACCAACCGATTGGTACCCGTGTGTTTGGTCCTGTCCCGCACGAGCTGCGTCTCAGAAAACAGCTCAAGATCCTTGCTTTGGCTCAGGACCTTGTTTGA
- the LOC106295547 gene encoding protein phosphatase 2C 7: protein MDEISPAVALTLSLANTMCDSGISSTLDITEMKNVADAVDMLSHQKDQSYSNGEVEHMMEEDVSEDKTLTEARSLSSDIGVAVQESEEDEVLVSDDATIISEGLIVVNARSEVTLPDTDNGRVLATAIIINETTIDQVPTAEVLITSLNHDVSMEVAASEVVIRLPEETHHNVARGSRSVYELECIPLWGTVSICGGRSEMEDAVTALPHCLKIPIKMVMGDHEGMSPSLTHLTSHFFGVYDGHGGSQVADYCQDRIHFALAEEIERIKQELCERNTGEGRQVQWEKVFVDCYLKVDNEVKGKISRPVVGSSSDEMVLEAVSPETVGSTAVVALVCSSHIIVSNCGESRAVLLRGKDSMPLSVDHKPDREDEYARIERAGGKVIQWQGARVSGVLAMSRSIGDEYLEPYVIPDPEVTFMPRAREDECLILASDGLWDVISNQDACEFARKRILWWHKKNGALPLAERGVGEDQACQAASDYLSKLAIQKGSKDNISIIVVDLKAQRKFKTRS, encoded by the exons ATGGACGAGATTTCACCAGCAGTTGCACTGACTTTGAGCTTAGCCAACACCATGTGTGACTCAGGAATCTCGTCGACTTTAGATATCACCGAGATGAAGAACGTTGCTGATGCAGTTGACATGTTGTCCCATCAGAAAGATCAAAGTTACAGTAATGGAGAGGTTGAACATATGATGGAAGAAGATGTTTCAGAAGACAAAACACTAACTGAAGCTAGATCCTTGTCTTCTGATATTGGCGTAGCTGTCCAAGAATCAGAAGAAGACGAGGTACTAGTATCTGATGATGCGACTATTATAAGCGAGGGTTTAATAGTTGTGAACGCTAGGTCTGAAGTAACTTTGCCAGATACAGATAACGGGAGGGTTCTTGCTACTGCGATTATCATAAACGAGACAACCATAGATCAGGTTCCCACAGCTGAAGTCCTTATAACGAGTCTGAATCACGATGTGAGTATGGAGGTAGCAGCTTCAGAGGTAGTCATTAGGTTGCCTGAAGAAACTCATCATAACGTTGCAAGAGGAAGCAGGAGTGTATATGAACTTGAATGTATACCTCTTTGGGGCACTGTTTCAATCTGCGGTGGAAGATCTGAAATGGAAGATGCTGTCACTGCTTTGCCTCATTGTCTGAAAATACCCATTAAAATGGTTATGGGGGATCATGAAGGGATGAGTCCAAGTCTCACACACCTCACTAGTCACTTCTTTGGTGTATATGATGGCCATGGAGGCTCTCAG GTTGCTGACTATTGTCAAGATAGAATCCATTTTGCTTTGGCTGAAGAAATCGAACGGATTAAACAAGAGTTGTGCGAGAGGAACACTGGCGAGGGTAGGCAGGTCCAGTGGGAGAAAGTCTTTGTCGATTGCTATCTGAAAGTTGATAATGAAGTTAAAGGGAAAATCAGCAGACCTGTTGTTGGTTCTTCTTCTGATGAGATGGTTCTCGAGGCTGTTTCCCCTGAAACCGTGGGATCAACTGCTGTGGTTGCTCTGGTCTGCTCATCACATATAATAGTCTCAAACTGTGGTGAGTCAAGAGCGGTCCTGCTCCGTGGCAAAGACTCCATGCCTTTATCAGTTGATCACAAA CCAGATAGAGAGGATGAGTATGCAAGAATAGAGAGAGCTGGAGGAAAAGTTATACAATGGCAAGGTGCACGTGTTTCCGGCGTTCTCGCCATGTCAAGATCCATCG GAGATGAATATCTGGAGCCGTATGTGATACCAGATCCTGAAGTAACGTTTATGCCACGAGCAAGAGAAGACGAGTGTCTTATCTTAGCCAGTGATGGACTTTGGGACGTGATAAGTAACCAAGATGCTTGCGAGTTTGCAAGGAAACGGATCTTATGGTGGCACAAGAAGAATGGAGCATTGCCTTTAGCTGAGAGAGGTGTAGGGGAAGACCAAGCTTGCCAAGCCGCATCTGATTATCTCTCCAAACTCGCTATTCAGAAGGGAAGCAAAGACAATATCTCTATCATAGTGGTCGACCTGAAAGCTCAGAGAAAGTTCAAGACCAGATCTTGA
- the LOC106294059 gene encoding 50S ribosomal protein HLL, mitochondrial isoform X1: protein MSSSTGMATALVSRLTKGRSLLGGLTNAFSGLMSSSTGMMSGSTLSQQQQRTFIQMGTRLKVVDNSGAKEVVCIQSLRGKKGARLGDIIICSVKQGLPEKKRGKFDAVPIGKKFNWKDHIDSGKVRKGNVVYGVVVRAKMQKGRVDGSQVCFDDNAIVILGIKEPTKEYSGGFYQPIGTRVFGPVPHELRLRKQLKILALAQDLV, encoded by the exons ATGAGTTCCTCCACTGGAATGGCGACAGCTTTAGTTTCCAGACTCACCAAAG GACGTTCATTGCTTGGAGGTCTTACCAATGCTTTCTCTGGTTTGATGAGTTCCTCCACTGGAATGATGAGTGGAAGCACCCTGTCTCAG CAGCAACAAAGGACGTTCATTCAAATGGGAACGAGACTCAAAGTGGTGGATAACTCGGGTGCAAAGGAGGTGGTGTGCATTCAATCTCTAAGGGGAAAGAAAGGAGCAAGACTTGGCGATATCATCATTTGTTCAGTGAAACAGGGATTACCAGAAAAAAAGAGAGGGAAATTTGATGCCGTACCGATAGGTAAAAAGTTCAACTGGAAAGATCACATAGATTCAGGTAAAGTGCGCAAAGGGAATGTCGTCTACGGTGTGGTTGTTCGTGCTAAGATGCAGAAAGGTCGTGTTGATGGAAGCCAAGTGTGTTTTGATGACAACGCCATCGTTATTTTGGGAATTAAGGAACCCACGAAAGAGTATTCGGGTGGTTTCTACCAACCGATTGGTACCCGTGTGTTTGGTCCTGTCCCGCACGAGCTGCGTCTCAGAAAACAGCTCAAGATCCTTGCTTTGGCTCAGGACCTTGTTTGA
- the LOC106293934 gene encoding toll/interleukin-1 receptor-like protein isoform X2, with protein sequence MFSPSSSTTPQKFDVFLSFRGKDTRRIFISFLYKELIRMSIRTFKDDVELKSGRRISSDLLLAIEGSKIAVVVVSKKYPASPWCLHELVKIMDVEKQGSLTVMPIFYNVEPSHVRRQIEKVAEQFTKHEGRENHETVVSWRQALTNLASISGQCSRDWYFHIMLSFTSRTESIRVPGKTTQS encoded by the exons ATGTTTTCACCGTCTTCTTCTACTACTCCACAAAAGTTCGATGTCTTTCTGAGTTTCAGAGGCAAAGACACTCGCAGAATCTTCATCAGCTTTCTCTACAAAGAACTCATTCGAATGAGTATTCGAACTTTCAAAGACGACGTTGAACTCAAGAGTGGCCGTCGTATCTCTTCAGATCTCCTTCTGGCCATCGAGGGTTCCAAGATCGCCGTCGTGGTTGTCTCCAAGAAATATCCTGCCTCTCCCTGGTGTCTCCATGAGCTAGTCAAGATCATGGACGTCGAGAAACAAGGTTCGCTCACGGTCATGCCCATCTTCTACAACGTTGAGCCTTCTCATGTAAGGAGACAGATAGAAAAAGTGGCTGAACAGTTTACAAAACATGAAGGGAGGGAGAATCATGAGACTGTTGTGTCATGGAGGCAAGCTTTGACCAACTTGGCTAGTATCTCTGGCCAGTGTTCTCGTGATTGGTACTTTCATATCATGCTATCTTTCACAAGTCGAACCGAATCTATTCGGGTTCCAG GGAAGACGACTCAAAGCTAG
- the LOC106293934 gene encoding disease resistance protein TAO1 isoform X1: MFSPSSSTTPQKFDVFLSFRGKDTRRIFISFLYKELIRMSIRTFKDDVELKSGRRISSDLLLAIEGSKIAVVVVSKKYPASPWCLHELVKIMDVEKQGSLTVMPIFYNVEPSHVRRQIEKVAEQFTKHEGRENHETVVSWRQALTNLASISGQCSRDWEDDSKLVDEIIKRISNMLLLSATPPSDGINNQLGIDAHMKELYPLLGLNSNEGVRLIGIWARGSSVRSALARFVYKKIHKKFQSKCFLENVKGIPQDCQMSNLRDEFLIRIQGGYTTMKTSGLIRTRLSSQKVLLVANNVDKLEQLDALAEDFNCFGPGSIVLITTHDKQLLVGFGIKVVYEVECLRCFEVRQLFRQSAFRERDLYVDSEMFSTLSVTESSGNSVYDS, from the exons ATGTTTTCACCGTCTTCTTCTACTACTCCACAAAAGTTCGATGTCTTTCTGAGTTTCAGAGGCAAAGACACTCGCAGAATCTTCATCAGCTTTCTCTACAAAGAACTCATTCGAATGAGTATTCGAACTTTCAAAGACGACGTTGAACTCAAGAGTGGCCGTCGTATCTCTTCAGATCTCCTTCTGGCCATCGAGGGTTCCAAGATCGCCGTCGTGGTTGTCTCCAAGAAATATCCTGCCTCTCCCTGGTGTCTCCATGAGCTAGTCAAGATCATGGACGTCGAGAAACAAGGTTCGCTCACGGTCATGCCCATCTTCTACAACGTTGAGCCTTCTCATGTAAGGAGACAGATAGAAAAAGTGGCTGAACAGTTTACAAAACATGAAGGGAGGGAGAATCATGAGACTGTTGTGTCATGGAGGCAAGCTTTGACCAACTTGGCTAGTATCTCTGGCCAGTGTTCTCGTGATTG GGAAGACGACTCAAAGCTAGTCGATGAGATTATTAAGAGAATATCCAACATGTTGTTACTCTCTGCAACACCACCAAGTGACGGTATCAACAACCAGCTTGGGATCGATGCACACATGAAAGAGCTGTATCCATTGTTAGGTTTGAATTCTAATGAAGGTGTGAGACTGATTGGAATATGGGCGAGAGGAAGCAGTGTAAGATCAGCTCTAGCTAGATTCGTCTACAAGAAAATCCACAAGAAGTTCCAAAGCAAATGCTTCCTAGAAAACGTTAAAGGTATTCCACAGGATTGTCAAATGTCAAATCTTAGAGACGAGTTTCTGATAAGGATCCAAGGAGGGTACACGACGATGAAGACCTCTGGGTTGATCAGAACGAGGCTCTCGAGCCAGAAAGTTCTACTTGTGGCTAACAATGTGGATAAACTGGAACAGTTAGATGCTCTTGCAGAAGACTTTAACTGCTTTGGTCCTGGTAGTATAGTTCTCATAACTACACATGATAAACAGCTTCTTGTTGGGTTTGGGATAAAGGTTGTGTATGAAGTTGAGTGCTTGAGATGCTTTGAAGTTCGTCAACTCTTTCGTCAGTCCGCTTTTAGAGAGAGAGACCTTTATGTTGATTCTGAGATGTTTTCAACCTTATCGGTGACTGAATCTTCTGGTAACTCTGTTTATGATTCTTGA